The genomic region CAGCGGGCGGCGATGGGATAAATCGTTGTCGCATTTTTGGCAAGCTCATTTAACCCCGTCGCATCGGTTTCGAGGAGCGCCGCCATTTGTCGATAAAGGCGCCCGTACCGCCCGCACAGGTGCCGTTCATACGCTGCTCAACCGAACGGCCGAAGTAGGTTATTTTAGCATCTTCGCCGCCCAACTCGATAGCAACATCGGTTTGTGGAATCTTTGCCTGCACGGCGACGGCCGCGGCGACAACCTCCTGCACGAAAGGCACGGAGAGCCACTTTGAAACAGCCAAACCGCCGGATCCGGTTACCCGCACTTGTAACTGAGCGCGGCTGCCGTACATTTTTGCCACCTCATCCAAGGCTTCCGTTACCACCAGAATAATTGTCTTGCGGATATCGGCGCGGTGCCGTTCATATCTGCTATATACGATGGAATTATCAGCGGAAAGAATCACCGTTTTTACGGTCGTCGATCCGACATCAATTCCCATGCGAAGTGTATCGGTCAAAATCATGTGAATTATAGTGCCACATTGCACAAAAAATGACAAGGAGATTGCCTGCTTGAGGTAAAACTCATTGTTGTTAAAATGCCGATAGGACATAAAGGGCCTAAAACAAAGGAGAAAAGATACTCTTTACCAAGCGCAAATAGCAGAACTCGATAAGTCCTATCAAGAAAAAACTCGCAAAAGCAAAGAATATGGGCAATCCAGCCTTGCCGTTGAAAGGAGTATCAGCAAAAGCGGCTTGCACTTATCGAACAATTCATTAAAGAGGAAGATAAGAAAAGGCGCTGGCAAAGGAATAACCGTTGAAACAAAACTTGCGACAAAAGATGAGAAAGGTTCCGGCGTAACGCTCGGCGATGAGCTCACTAAAACAAAGCTGATGAGTGATGCGTTCGGGCGGTATCAAGTACAGCAAAAGGAATTACAAGCAGAGCTTAAAAAAACGCAAGAAGAAATAATCGCTACGTACGATAAAATTGCAAAGGCAAAAGCCCGGATTGAAGCAGCAGAAAACGGCAAAAGCGGAACAGAAATTGAAGCTCTCAATCAAGATTTACAGGCAATGCAAGTCTATTCTCGGCAGTTGGAAGAAAAGGCGCAAAACATACGGATAGACATAAACGAAGCCGAATTATCATTTTCACAAATAAAAAGCGGACTGATCGATATTGAAAAAATCGGCAAATCAAAACTTCAAATACAGCTTATCAACATAGAAGAGGAAAGAAAACGACTTTTAAAAATTATTGAAGAAAGCAGACGGGCAAAAATAGAAGCGGCAAAAGACAACGCCGAAGAAATAACAAGAATTGAAGCGGACGCAGAAAAACAAAAAGATAAAGTTAATAAAGACGCTGATAGGCAAACGCAAAGCGCAAATGCTGCCGCCGCCAACGCATACATACAAGGCGGAATAGGTATCGCTAAAACCCTTACAAAAGTAATAGCCGATTCTATCGAGCAGGGCTGTATTGACGGCTTTGCTGCAATGCAGGCGAGCGCCGACATACTTAACCAAATAGGTGATATGGTAGGAGATCCTATAACTCAAGCAGTTATAAAATCTGTAGCGGCGGCAATCGAAATAACGGGGACGATATTAAAAGCCGTAAATGCAGCTCAATAAAAGCATTCAATGAAGAAATAAATACGATTGTAGAAAATCAAAAGAAACGGCAGAAGAAGCTGCAGATAAAATTATTGACAATATCGAAAAAGAAATAGCCGAAAAAACAAAATCACCGATGCTTGAAGCCGCAAAATCTATTATGGGAGCT from Treponema vincentii harbors:
- a CDS encoding BadF/BadG/BcrA/BcrD ATPase family protein, with the protein product MILTDTLRMGIDVGSTTVKTVILSADNSIVYSRYERHRADIRKTIILVVTEALDEVAKMYGSRAQLQVRVTGSGGLAVSKWLSVPFVQEVVAAAVAVQAKIPQTDVAIELGGEDAKITYFGRSVEQRMNGTCAGGTGAFIDKWRRSSKPMRRG